TCGTCCGGCAGGAAGGTGAAGGGGTTGCCGTGCTCGGGGCCGTGCGGCTCCCGGCGGAGACCCGGTCGTCTGCCGGGTCGGTTCCGCTGTGCTCGGTCACCTTCATCCGGCCCCATCTGGCCGACGAACAGGGGGCAGGCCTTACCAGGGTGGCGTGACCGGCGGCTTCGGCGGTGACGAGGGGTCGTCCTTGGTCCATGCCTTGGTGACGCCGTCGAAGGCGTCGCTGAGGAAGCGCACCAGACTCCGGAACCACCTCACCGCTCAACCTCCGGTTCCGGTGGGCGCGTTGTCGACGGAGGCTGCCCCGGCGTCGGACGAGCGTCCCGTTCGGCCATCGTGAGGACGACCCGGTCCGCGTCCAGGGGCAGGTGGTACGGCTGTACGCCCAGGAGGTCACGGAGTGCCGACCCGATGGCCGCCGCCGGGAGGATCACCGGTGGCTCGCCCAGGCCCTTGGCTCCGAACGGTCCGGTGTGCGAGTGGTTGGTCTCGATGAAGAGGGTCTCGATGTGCGGCGGTACGTCGGCGATGGTCGGAAGACGGTAGTCGTGGAAGTTGCCGTTGACGATGACTCCCCGGTCGTTCGTCCTGAGGTTCTCCGTCAGGGCGTAGCCGATGCCCTGCACGACGCCTCCCTCGACCTGTCCGCGTGCGCCGACAGGGTTGACCACCCTGCCGACGTCGTGGACGGCGATGAAGTTGAGGACATCGACCCGTCCGGTCTCTTCATCCAGGGCGATCTCCACGCCGTGGCAGTGGAAGGTGGGCTCACCCAGTCTGAGGAAGCGGGCGCCCCGCAGGTCGGAGCCTTCGACGGGGGCGAGCTCCGCCCGGTATCGACCGGTCGCGACCACCGGGCCGGAACGCATGTGCGCGGATGCGGACACGTCGGCGATGGTCATGCCGGTCTCCGGTGCGCCCTCGACCTCGACGCGCCCTTCGCGGAGCACCAGGTCGGCCGGGTCGACCCCGAGCAGTCGTGAGGCTTCGTTCCTGATCTGCTCGGCGACGGCGCGAGCGGCGAGAACCGTGGCGTTGCCGGTGGCGAACATGGTGCGGCTGCCACGGGAACCCGAGTCGTACGGGGCGTCCCGGGTGCCGCCGGACTTCAGGACGACGCGGTCGGGCCGCAGCCCGAGTTCTTCGGCGACCATGCTCGGCAGGGCGGTCGAGATGGCGCCGGTCCCGATCTCGGTTCCGCCCGAGGACAGCGTCGCGGTGCCGTCCTCGTGCAGTTCGACGGTCGCGGCCGACGGTGTGCCGAGGGTGGACCACCATGCGCAGGCGAGCCCGTAGCCGCGTCGTCGGTGGTCGTCCCGGGGGACGTCGGCCTGGCGCCATTGCCGCAGCCGGCTCTCGACGACGCGCATGCACTCGTCGGTCGTCCCGCGGAGGGTGATGAGCTCACCTGTGGGGCCGCGGTCGCCTTCGCCGATGAAGTTACGTCGTCGCACCTCTGCGGGGTCCAGCCCGAGCCGCTGGGCGATGTCCTCGATCTGCGCCTCGGCGGCGTAGACCATCTGCGGGCCCGACGGGCCGCGGAACGAGCCGGTGGGGCAGGTGTTGGTGTAGACAGCGCGCCCGCGGACGTCCAGGGCGTCGATGCGGTAGGGGCCGGTCGCGTAGAACGCGGCCATCGAGGTCAGGATGGGCGTGTCCATCGCGTACGCGCCGGCGTCGAGCACGACGTCGCACCTTCGGGCCAGGATGCGGCCCGACTCGTCGACCGCGCTGGACATGCGCACGATCGAGTTCTCGCGCGGGTTGCCGGTCACCATGTCTTCCGCGCGGGAGCAGACGATCTGGACGGGACGACTGGTGGCCAGGGTCATC
This genomic stretch from Streptomyces deccanensis harbors:
- a CDS encoding xanthine dehydrogenase family protein molybdopterin-binding subunit translates to MSDKDFGQYQNVGRRLIRRDAVERLTGHTTYTEDIRLPGMLHGVLVQSPVAAGRIRGIDVDRAAALDGVVKVLTAKDVTDRRYGNYVKDQPIFARDRVRFVGEPVAMVAATSLAVARRAAGMVEIDIEATTPVVDLREALTSAEVLVHDRDTNVIEDVHISRGDVDAVFATAHAVVHTEIESHRAHQAYLEPRAVTAVPAPGGFSLLMSTQQPFGVRAQLAELFDLPTGAIEVRVPAVGGGFGGKLHLLFAPQAAAMTLATSRPVQIVCSRAEDMVTGNPRENSIVRMSSAVDESGRILARRCDVVLDAGAYAMDTPILTSMAAFYATGPYRIDALDVRGRAVYTNTCPTGSFRGPSGPQMVYAAEAQIEDIAQRLGLDPAEVRRRNFIGEGDRGPTGELITLRGTTDECMRVVESRLRQWRQADVPRDDHRRRGYGLACAWWSTLGTPSAATVELHEDGTATLSSGGTEIGTGAISTALPSMVAEELGLRPDRVVLKSGGTRDAPYDSGSRGSRTMFATGNATVLAARAVAEQIRNEASRLLGVDPADLVLREGRVEVEGAPETGMTIADVSASAHMRSGPVVATGRYRAELAPVEGSDLRGARFLRLGEPTFHCHGVEIALDEETGRVDVLNFIAVHDVGRVVNPVGARGQVEGGVVQGIGYALTENLRTNDRGVIVNGNFHDYRLPTIADVPPHIETLFIETNHSHTGPFGAKGLGEPPVILPAAAIGSALRDLLGVQPYHLPLDADRVVLTMAERDARPTPGQPPSTTRPPEPEVER